The proteins below are encoded in one region of Sulfuricurvum sp.:
- the accB gene encoding acetyl-CoA carboxylase biotin carboxyl carrier protein — MDMKQIKALLQEFDASTLSKLKITQDAFSIELEKNIGAVAAPVMVAAPVASVAAPVAVTASAETSAAAAVVPSGDMILSPMVGTFYAAPSPDSAPFVKVGDRVKKGQVIAVLEAMKIMNELEAEFDCKILSVLVSDSQAVEYDMPLFAVEKL; from the coding sequence ATGGATATGAAACAAATTAAAGCTCTTTTGCAAGAGTTTGATGCAAGTACTCTTTCAAAATTAAAAATAACTCAAGATGCTTTTTCGATTGAACTTGAAAAAAATATCGGTGCAGTTGCTGCACCTGTAATGGTCGCTGCACCTGTAGCATCAGTAGCGGCTCCGGTTGCGGTTACGGCATCAGCTGAAACTTCGGCAGCTGCGGCTGTGGTTCCTTCAGGTGATATGATCCTGTCTCCGATGGTGGGGACATTTTATGCTGCTCCGTCACCGGATTCGGCTCCGTTTGTCAAAGTGGGTGATCGCGTTAAAAAAGGGCAGGTGATCGCAGTATTGGAAGCGATGAAAATCATGAACGAACTTGAGGCTGAATTTGATTGTAAGATCCTTAGCGTTCTTGTCTCTGACTCTCAGGCTGTCGAGTATGATATGCCACTTTTTGCGGTTGAGAAGCTTTAA
- the dcd gene encoding dCTP deaminase has protein sequence MGLKSDGWIREKALNEGMISPFCEDQVGVGVVSYGLSSYGYDIRVTNEFKIFTNLNSTVVDPKHFDDMNVVDFVGDVCIVPPNSFALARTVEYFKIPRDVLAICLGKSTYARCGIIVNVTPFEPEFEGHITIEISNTTPLPAKIYANEGIAQVLFLQGDEMCETSYKDKSGKYQGQEGITLPRILN, from the coding sequence ATGGGTCTCAAAAGTGATGGATGGATACGGGAAAAGGCATTAAATGAGGGAATGATCTCCCCATTTTGTGAAGATCAAGTGGGTGTGGGCGTCGTCAGTTACGGACTTAGTTCTTATGGATATGATATCCGTGTGACGAACGAATTTAAGATTTTTACCAATCTAAACTCCACAGTCGTTGATCCGAAACACTTTGATGACATGAATGTCGTCGATTTTGTCGGTGATGTCTGTATTGTCCCGCCGAACTCCTTTGCATTAGCCCGGACGGTAGAGTATTTCAAAATTCCCCGCGATGTTTTAGCCATCTGTTTGGGCAAATCTACCTATGCACGTTGCGGTATTATCGTCAATGTCACCCCTTTTGAACCCGAGTTTGAAGGACACATTACCATCGAGATTTCAAATACGACTCCGCTCCCGGCAAAAATTTATGCCAACGAAGGGATTGCGCAAGTACTCTTTTTACAAGGTGATGAGATGTGCGAAACCAGCTATAAAGATAAAAGCGGCAAGTATCAAGGACAAGAAGGGATCACGCTTCCACGGATTTTAAATTAA
- a CDS encoding DUF465 domain-containing protein — MLHEYRDVITHMKQNDAANAHFLKIFDRHNDLDTQIAKGESGELPMTDLELEKLKKEKLLLKDEAYAMIIEYKKEHNL, encoded by the coding sequence ATGTTGCACGAATACCGCGATGTTATCACCCATATGAAACAAAATGATGCGGCAAATGCCCACTTTTTGAAAATTTTTGATCGTCACAATGATCTCGACACCCAAATTGCCAAAGGTGAAAGCGGAGAGCTTCCGATGACGGATCTTGAGCTTGAAAAACTCAAAAAAGAAAAATTGTTACTCAAAGACGAAGCATATGCAATGATCATCGAGTACAAAAAAGAACACAACCTCTAA
- a CDS encoding GAF domain-containing protein, with translation MITSYAALSEFGRSLLKRPTLSEGLPMISEYAKQVSGAQRCSIFIYNPNMQMLWTTLADETEKIMVHKDDGIVGHTLKEAKPILVNNPYEDPRFLHTIDNKTGFVTENIASIPIFNSARRIIGVFQLLNKPGGFSNDDVKFMIFFAHYISGYLELAMLFDDDAKLLAKETE, from the coding sequence ATGATAACGTCTTACGCTGCTCTGTCCGAATTTGGACGATCTTTGTTAAAACGCCCGACTCTGAGTGAAGGGCTTCCGATGATCTCAGAATATGCGAAACAAGTCAGCGGAGCGCAGCGATGCTCTATCTTCATTTATAATCCCAATATGCAAATGCTTTGGACGACATTGGCCGATGAGACAGAAAAAATCATGGTACATAAAGACGACGGGATTGTCGGGCATACACTCAAAGAGGCTAAACCGATTCTAGTCAATAATCCGTATGAAGATCCACGATTTTTACACACGATTGACAATAAAACCGGTTTTGTGACCGAAAATATCGCATCAATACCTATTTTTAATTCCGCCCGCCGTATTATAGGAGTATTTCAACTGCTGAATAAACCCGGCGGATTTTCAAATGATGATGTCAAATTTATGATCTTTTTTGCCCACTACATCAGCGGCTACCTCGAACTTGCGATGCTGTTTGATGATGATGCCAAATTACTTGCCAAGGAGACTGAATGA
- a CDS encoding GAF domain-containing protein: protein MSLEIYKRIADFGKRLSGLDRIEDALPTISEEAKAIVSAERCSIFIVDLPGNMLWTKLSDGIGRIAIGLDSGIVGETVRTKTVKLVNNPYENAHFLPKIDEKSGFVTRNILAVPIFNSRQDVIGVIQLLNKYNGDFTDKDEGIMSFFANYVSGTLELALLMEKK, encoded by the coding sequence ATGAGTCTAGAAATCTATAAACGAATTGCCGATTTTGGAAAACGTCTCTCGGGACTGGATCGCATCGAAGATGCATTGCCGACTATTTCGGAAGAAGCCAAAGCGATCGTGAGTGCCGAACGGTGCTCGATCTTTATTGTCGACCTGCCCGGCAACATGCTTTGGACAAAATTGAGCGACGGAATAGGGAGAATCGCTATTGGGCTTGATTCAGGAATTGTCGGAGAAACGGTTCGTACCAAAACCGTTAAATTGGTCAATAACCCGTATGAAAACGCCCACTTTTTACCAAAGATTGATGAAAAAAGCGGCTTTGTAACCCGAAATATACTGGCCGTACCTATCTTCAACTCCCGTCAAGACGTAATCGGTGTCATCCAGCTGCTCAACAAATACAACGGAGATTTCACCGACAAAGACGAAGGGATCATGAGCTTTTTCGCCAACTATGTCAGCGGAACATTGGAACTTGCTCTACTTATGGAGAAAAAATAA
- the asnB gene encoding asparagine synthase (glutamine-hydrolyzing) has protein sequence MCGVFGIIGEYSPHKAREALKTLLHRGRDHCGIIERDGVFLAHQRLSITDPHPRSHQPMSRGRSVISFNGEIYNHRELRKRLKLSEWESASDTEVILAAYEAWGIECVNHLEGMFAFALLDEEKLYLVRDRFGKKPLFYHQGKEVFVFASEIKALKPFLASVDMNKEALHSYLSFLAPTPPHTFYKGIEKVQSGEWLCFEKNKLSKHRYYDVLQTPCSVITDKDEALRRIEEELHRSVAFRLDTEAPTAALLSGGLDSAMICAMAARQGKKLPVYTLGYNEYGAYDERANAAVTADYLGLEHTEVIISQDDFNEHLDDLLTHMDEPLNDPAALPLYLLMKKIGMDGYKVVLSGEGSDELFLGYRQYFEYLDIEKAASLHHKNWLKKYFHSHFSMNREWEWYKRVFDDTLLFRTSGEKFTDLQQNKLFRQNIRDNESLRFLNAYRQEFEQSSHSDPSMWYSMIDLKLFVGEHFLAKLDRVSMAHTLEARTPFLDHRLAETVLSIAPNLRIGEGETKTLLKQVARNYLSDEIIDRKKKGFANPYMEWLIASGRLDLIREVNDKTGLFYPEVIEEYLDLARRGRFKQHVWGLYVLSHWMNRELL, from the coding sequence GTGTGCGGTGTATTCGGAATTATCGGTGAGTATTCGCCACATAAAGCACGTGAAGCGTTAAAGACGTTGCTTCACAGGGGTCGGGATCATTGCGGAATCATAGAACGCGATGGTGTATTTTTGGCCCATCAGCGTCTCTCTATCACCGATCCGCACCCTAGGTCTCATCAGCCGATGAGCAGAGGTCGGAGTGTGATCAGCTTTAACGGAGAGATCTATAATCATAGGGAACTTCGCAAACGTTTGAAGCTGAGCGAGTGGGAGAGCGCGAGTGATACCGAAGTCATATTGGCCGCCTATGAGGCGTGGGGAATCGAGTGTGTGAATCATTTGGAAGGGATGTTTGCTTTTGCGCTGTTGGACGAAGAAAAGCTCTATCTTGTCCGAGACCGTTTCGGGAAAAAACCGCTTTTTTATCATCAGGGAAAGGAAGTCTTCGTATTTGCTTCGGAGATTAAAGCTCTCAAACCTTTTTTAGCCTCAGTGGATATGAATAAGGAGGCACTCCATTCGTATCTTTCTTTTTTGGCTCCGACTCCGCCGCATACATTTTATAAAGGTATCGAAAAAGTGCAGAGCGGGGAATGGCTCTGTTTTGAAAAAAACAAACTATCCAAACACCGTTATTACGATGTTCTGCAGACCCCTTGTTCCGTAATTACGGATAAAGATGAAGCGTTGCGTCGGATAGAGGAAGAGCTTCATCGCTCGGTTGCCTTTCGCCTTGACACGGAGGCTCCGACAGCGGCATTGCTCTCAGGTGGCCTGGACAGTGCAATGATCTGTGCCATGGCGGCACGTCAGGGGAAAAAACTTCCTGTATATACGTTGGGGTACAATGAGTACGGTGCGTATGATGAGAGGGCAAACGCTGCCGTTACGGCTGATTATTTAGGACTGGAACATACGGAAGTGATTATTTCACAGGATGATTTCAACGAACATCTGGACGATCTGCTGACCCATATGGATGAGCCGTTGAACGATCCTGCGGCTTTACCGCTCTATTTGCTTATGAAAAAAATCGGTATGGATGGATATAAAGTCGTATTGAGCGGTGAGGGAAGTGATGAGCTGTTCTTGGGATACCGGCAATATTTTGAGTACCTCGATATCGAAAAAGCGGCCTCTTTACACCATAAAAACTGGCTCAAAAAATACTTTCATTCCCACTTTTCGATGAATCGCGAGTGGGAGTGGTACAAACGGGTTTTTGATGATACGCTTTTGTTTCGTACTTCGGGAGAAAAGTTTACCGATTTGCAGCAAAACAAACTTTTTCGTCAAAATATTCGGGACAACGAATCACTCCGATTTTTGAACGCTTATCGACAAGAATTTGAACAATCTTCCCACAGTGATCCGAGCATGTGGTACAGTATGATCGATCTGAAACTCTTTGTGGGTGAACATTTCTTGGCAAAACTTGATCGGGTTTCGATGGCGCATACTCTTGAAGCACGCACCCCATTTTTGGATCATCGGCTGGCCGAAACGGTTTTATCGATTGCCCCGAATCTGCGTATCGGTGAAGGTGAGACTAAAACCCTTTTAAAACAGGTTGCCCGAAACTATCTCAGCGATGAAATTATCGATCGGAAGAAAAAAGGGTTTGCGAACCCCTATATGGAATGGTTGATTGCTTCAGGGCGTTTGGACCTGATACGGGAAGTGAATGATAAAACGGGATTATTTTATCCCGAAGTGATAGAAGAGTATCTCGATTTGGCCCGCCGTGGCCGCTTCAAGCAACACGTATGGGGATTATACGTATTGAGCCATTGGATGAACAGAGAACTACTTTAG